TATTTTTTTGCTTTTTTCTAGATGCTCCAGCAGTATCAATTAAAATATAGTTTTTATTATTATATTTTATAGGTATCGATACACTATCCAATGTTGTTCCTGGTATATTGCATGTAATCATTCTTTCTTTTTTTAAAAGACTATTTATTAAAGTTGATTTTCCAACATTAGGTCGTCCTATTAAAGCTACTTTTATTTCTAATGTTTCTTTTATAAAATCTTGAAGATTTGATTTTTTTTTATTTTCTTTTTTAAATTCTAAACTGATCCACGGAATTAAATGTTTTGTAAAAATTGAATTAATTCCTATGTTATTACTAGCAGAAATTTTTTGTATTTTTTTAAATCCTAAAGAGTAAAATTCATTAATATTAGAAATATCTTTCATCCCATCTATTTTATTAATGATTAGAATGATTTTTTTTTCATATTTTCTAATTTTATTAGCTATTTCAAATTCTTGTGACATTAATCCCTTTCGAGCATCCACTATAAATAAAATCAAATGTGATTCTTCTATTGCTACTATTGTTTGTTCGCATGCTTTTTCTTCTATTGCATTTAATTTTATATCTAAACCAGCTGTATCAATTAAAATTATTTTTTCATTGATTTCTTCTATTTGACAGTATCCATATTGTCTATCTCTAGTAAGACCTGGATGATCAGCTACTAATGCATTTCTGCTTTTGGTTAAACAATTAAATAAAGTAGATTTTCCTACATTTGTGCGCCCAATTAATACAATAATAGGTGTCATTTTGATATGTTCTCGCTTAATTTTTTAAAATTGAATATTAGCAACTAAAATGAGGAAATCATGTATTTTAACTTTTGCATGTATTTTTTTATTTTAATTCGTTAATTTTCATATTAATAATTTCTTTAGATGCATTTGAAGTTTCCAGAGAAAAACTTTTTTTCCAATGTTGGATTGCTAATTTTTTATT
The sequence above is a segment of the Buchnera aphidicola str. G002 (Myzus persicae) genome. Coding sequences within it:
- the der gene encoding ribosome biogenesis GTPase Der, with the protein product MTPIIVLIGRTNVGKSTLFNCLTKSRNALVADHPGLTRDRQYGYCQIEEINEKIILIDTAGLDIKLNAIEEKACEQTIVAIEESHLILFIVDARKGLMSQEFEIANKIRKYEKKIILIINKIDGMKDISNINEFYSLGFKKIQKISASNNIGINSIFTKHLIPWISLEFKKENKKKSNLQDFIKETLEIKVALIGRPNVGKSTLINSLLKKERMITCNIPGTTLDSVSIPIKYNNKNYILIDTAGASRKKQKNNSIEKFSIIKTLQSIEKSNIILLIIDATNEICNQDLSLSEFVINSGKGIVTVINKWDLLNNLEKKELKKRIKNKLKFLTFSRTHFISALYQEGIFKLFESVCEAYEESKRKISTSILTKTMHIAIKKHQPPVIKGRRIKLKYAHLGSSNPPKIIIHGNQVTYLTLPYKRYLINFFHDTLKIKGTPIQIQFKDNKNPYIKK